The Sinomicrobium kalidii region TGCCCCGACAACCCCCTGGCTGATAATATTCAGACCGAACCGTTTATAGGAAAGGTCTATCCCGAACCCATACTGATATTTGGGGAGCGGGTTACCGATCAGAGTCCGGTCATCCGGGGTAATGGCCTGATCACCGTTGGTATCGGCAAGTTTTATATCTCCCGGAGCCGGATTATCCATTAGTCCGGATTGGTCGGCGTAACCATCTTTTAATATATACTCACGCTCGTCATGCGGAATAGCCGGGTCACTATCGCTTTGCCATATGAAATCGGAAACCTGGTATATTCCTTCTGTTTTATAACCGTAAAACGATGAGAAAGGGTGTCCCACTACACTCCGGGTATTGGCCGTATGGTCTACAAAAGGCAATCCGCCCAGGTCGGTGAGTTTGTTATTGAGGTAGGTAAAGTTAGCAGAAACAGCATAATTAAAACCATCTGCAAGATAGGGAGACTTGTAATTTACACTTACTTCCACTCCTTTATTGATCATGGTGCCAATGTTCTGGTATGGGAGTGTACTTACACCCAATGAAGGCGGTACTGTGACCCTTGCCAGAATATCATAGGTCTTTTTCCGGAACACATCAGCTTCCAGGCTCAGCCTGTTCCAGAGGGAGAGATCGAACCCGATATTGACCTGCTCGGTGGTTTCCCAACGCACCGACCTGTTGGCCAGCAGGTTTGTTCCCCTGCCGGGAACAATGGTGTTTCCGAAGGCATAGTACTCCTGTCCGCTCATTTCATCTGCAAAGGCATACGGGGTCCAGATATTCTGGTTCCCCAGGCGGCCCCATGATCCGCGTAGCTTCAGGCTCATAAAATCAAGTTTTTCCATGAATTTCTCTTCACTTACACGCCAGGCCAGTGAGAGCGATGGAAAATTTCCCCATTTATTACCTTCGGCAAAACGAGAAGAACCATCCCTCCGGAAATTAAATTCCAGCAGGTACTTGCCATCGAAAGCGTAGTTAAACCTTCCGAAATAGGAAGCCGTGGCAAATTCATTAGCCACACTGTTTAAGTAAAACGTATTGGGGTCACCGAAATTAAAGATCGGGGCATTGCTGGACAATTCGCGTACGGAGCCGTCGTCTCTTTTGTAGATGGTTTCCAGTTTTTCATGGGCCGCAAAGAACTGCATGTCGTGTTTCCCGATGGACAAGGCATACTCCAAAGACAACAACAGGGTATTCCGGTCTCTTTGCAACGACTGTTTTTCCAGTGATGATAATCGTTTGTTGGTACTGCTCTCCAGGAAATCACCGGCCGTGTAGAACTCCGGGGAATAATTTTCGTAATGGCTTATCAGCTTGTTATTGGCCATCAGTACTTTTCCCTTCAGGTTTTTAACAGGGGTAATTTCTACGGAAGCTCTTGTATTGAGTTGATTCCCCAATGTTTTTGTTCCCCCGCCAAGTTCTTTCCCGGCCAGGTACCGGGCGGGGTAACCGTATAAATTCGCTTCTCCTGTCTCCGGATCATTGGAGCGGACAAAAGTGGTCGGTATCATTCCGGCGATCTGTGCCATCACCGTATTGGTCCTGTCGGTCAATT contains the following coding sequences:
- a CDS encoding SusC/RagA family TonB-linked outer membrane protein, which gives rise to MRENLLLVLLACLCINCAWGQELTVSGTITTADGEPIPFANIVVEGTATGTVANMDGAYSITAAPDAVLVFSYVGYSKQKVNVDSRTEINIQLEEDVAALDEVVVIGYGTQKKANLTGAVTSVSVDEVEGRALSSVDQLLQGKVAGMGVVQNSGRPGDDMAEIRIRGVSSIDNNNQPLVIIDGVQGSLNDVSPNDIASVSILKDAASAAIYGSRASAGVILIETKKGNGGSGELKVEYKGTFSVSQATRLPGIVDSWTYATLMNEARQNVGQPAAFTEESIEKYRSQTDPQYPNTDWYDVYFQQGTMQDHYVALRARGKNYGISNSISYKDQEGVLIGTGANRLSFNSNLWGNFFNNKVTVSIGANGYRDRVDELTDRTNTVMAQIAGMIPTTFVRSNDPETGEANLYGYPARYLAGKELGGGTKTLGNQLNTRASVEITPVKNLKGKVLMANNKLISHYENYSPEFYTAGDFLESSTNKRLSSLEKQSLQRDRNTLLLSLEYALSIGKHDMQFFAAHEKLETIYKRDDGSVRELSSNAPIFNFGDPNTFYLNSVANEFATASYFGRFNYAFDGKYLLEFNFRRDGSSRFAEGNKWGNFPSLSLAWRVSEEKFMEKLDFMSLKLRGSWGRLGNQNIWTPYAFADEMSGQEYYAFGNTIVPGRGTNLLANRSVRWETTEQVNIGFDLSLWNRLSLEADVFRKKTYDILARVTVPPSLGVSTLPYQNIGTMINKGVEVSVNYKSPYLADGFNYAVSANFTYLNNKLTDLGGLPFVDHTANTRSVVGHPFSSFYGYKTEGIYQVSDFIWQSDSDPAIPHDEREYILKDGYADQSGLMDNPAPGDIKLADTNGDQAITPDDRTLIGNPLPKYQYGFGIDLSYKRFGLNIISQGVVGADAYMNGNVIAPFFNTQGPLSKEIANHHWTYENPSNKYQRLYVDKTRDALVTSYNIYDASYFRLKSVQFSYDLPDKFIQLYKVDRCRIFFNAENLLLLTPFVDGFDPERSYNNVTAAFHPQVSSYTIGLNLNF